The Candidatus Taylorbacteria bacterium nucleotide sequence AACCGGAGCGTTTCTCATTCCTCTCATCAACAAAGTCCTGCATAATCCGAAGGAAAATATCTTGATTGTCGTACCGACGAGAGAGCTTGCGCTTCAGATTCAGGACGAGCTCGTGACTTTTGCAAAAAATTTGAAAATATTTTCAGTCTGTTGCGTGGGAGGCGCGCCTATCGGGAGACAGATTTCGGGTCTGCGTTATCACAATAATTTTATTATCGGAACACCGGGACGGCTCAAAGATTTGATTGAAAGAAAATTTATTAACCCTGCAGGATTTAATACGATTGTTCTCGACGAGGCAGACCGAATGCTTGATATGGGGTTCGTCCACGACATGCGACATTTGATGGCTCAAATGCCGAAAGTTCGCCACACGCTTTTCTTCTCCGCGACCGTTTCAAGCGAAATTTCCGGGCTTATTCGGGAATTCTTGAAAGAGCCGGCAACTATTTCGGTAAAAACAGGAGACACGGCAAAAAACGTTGACCAGGATGTCGTTAAACTGAAGCACGGAGACCAGAAGATAGAGGTGCTCCATAACCTTTTGACCCAGAGCAAATTCAATAAGGTACTTATTTTCGGACGCACCAAACACGGCGTTGAGAAGCTCTCAAAAGTTCTCGCCGAGAGGGGTTTCAAGGTTGAATCCATCCACGGAAACAAAAATCAATCGAGAAGGCAGAGGGCGCTCAATCTGTTTAAAGACAATCATATTCAGATACTTGTCGCGACTGATGTTGCGGCTCGAGGGCTCGACATCGCCGATGTTTCGCATGTCATCAACTACGATATTCCGGCTACCTACGACGACTATGTTCATCGCATCGGAAGAACAGGAAGAGGCGGGAAGAAAGGGCAGGCGCTGACTTTTATCGAAAGCTAAACATACCAATATACCAATATATCAATGAAGAAATATACCAATAAAAACTAATAATCGAATCCTTCTTTATTGGAAGCGGACAGAATACCCCGCGTCCCTCCTGCGGCGGGGATGAATGGCCGCAGTTGAATGAGAGCGAGCGGAGCTCGCTCTTCTCCAACAAAGTTTGCCCCGATGCCTCGCCTAATATCCCGCCGAGGTTTTGCGAGGGGACGGCTTGCCGCGGGGATAGGACGAGGCCAAACTTTATTATTCGTAGCCATTAGTATATTAGGGATTTATTCGTATATTGGTATATATATTTATGAAAACCTCAATTGAGCAAAAAATAGTTCAGAAAAGGGGAGTCTGGGTAGAAAAGCCCCGACGTATGGCGATTTTGATATGCCTGTGCGGGAACAAATATCTTAAGACTCGGGAAGAACAAAAAGTGTGCATAAGATGCATCAACAAGAGATAGGAGGAAGCTGTAAGCTACTAGATTTTAGCTTAAAGGCTGGAGAATTAATTCAAGCTAATAGCTGACAGCTAATAGCTTCTTGGGCTATACTAGTCGGATGACTCAAGAAGAAGCGCTCGATATTTTGAAGCTCGGACACAATGTATATCTCACTGGGCAAGCCGGAAGTGGAAAAACACATCTTCTTAATCAATACATTGACTTTCTCAAAAGCCACGACGTTGCTGTTGCAGTAACCGCTTCGACTGGCATTGCCGCTACACACATGAATGGGGTGACGATTCACTCCTGGAGTGGACTCGGGATAAAAAACTCGTTGAACGAATATGACCTCGACACTCTGGAATCGAGGAAATATTTGTGGGATAGGATGCAGGCAACTCGAGTGCTTGTGATAGATGAAGTATCAATGCTTCATCATTTTCGTCTGGACCTGGTGGAGCGAATTGTCCGCTCCTTCAAAAGAAACGACGAGCCATTTGGGGGCCTGCAGGTAGTTCTTTGCGGGGACTTTTTCCAGTTGCCCCCTGTGCGGGGGCAGGGCGAGCCCCCCGTGCATTTTATATACGAATCGGAGGCGTGGAAAAACATGAAGCCTGTCGTCTGCTATCTTCATGAACAGCATCGGCAAAGAGACGAGATTGCGCTCCGTGTTTTAAATGCCGTCCGGACAAACACTGTGAGTGAAAAAATGAGAACCTATCTCGAGACGTCAAAAGTCAAACCGGCAAATTTTAAAATAGAACCGACTCGGCTTTACACGCACAACGTAGACGTGGACAGGGTCAATGCAATGGAACTTGAAAAGATTGAGGGCGAGTCCAAAACATACGACATGACATCTCGGGGCAAATCGCATATTGTCGAGGTGTTGAAAAAAAGCTGTCTTGCTCCGGAGATGCTTTCACTCAAAAAAGGTGCGAGAGTGATGTTTGTAAGAAATAATTATGATGCCGGTTACGTCAACGGCACTTTGGGGGTCGTGATCGGATTTGATGAGACAGGACCGATTGTTGAGACGTATAAGGGAGCGAAAATTATTGCTCTTCCTGAAACGTGGGCGATTGAAGAAGAAGGGAAGACGAAAGCTGAAATCACTCAAGTTCCGCTTCGCCTTGCCTGGGCAATTACTGTTCACAAAAGCCAGGGGATGAGCTTGGATGCAGTTGAGGTGGACCTTTCAAAATCGTTTGAAAAAGGAATGGGATACGTGGCGCTTTCACGGGTGCGCTCATTTTTGGGGTTGAGGCTTCTTGGGCTGAACGATATTTCTCTCGAGGTCAATCCCGACGTGCTCCGCTTCGACAAGACGCTTTTGGAGCACTCGGAAGAGGCGAGACGGAATTTGGATAGTCTTGAGGTTGTCGAAAAAGAAGAGATGCAAAAGCGGTATCTTTCCCGCATCGCGCCTCCTCCCGGGGAAAAGAAAAAGAAAAAAATCTCAACTTACGATGAGACGCTCGCGCTTGTCTTGGCAGGCCTCTCGCTCAAAGAAATGGCGAAGAAGCGTGAGGTCGGTGTCGGCACGATTATCGCGCATCTTGAAAAATTAGTTGAAGAAGAGAAGCTCGACCCTCACGCGCAACTTTCCCACCTGAAGCCCGAGCGATTTAATAAAATCAAAGATGCTTTTCACGCTCTCATGGATAAAAACTCCGACATGCGCCTTTCCCCCGTCCGCGACAAACTTGGTCCAACCTATAATTTCGAAGAGCTCCGTTTAGCGAGACTGTTTTTGGGTATATAAGTTAAATTGGTGATATTAATATAAATAAAAAGGTGTCCTTTCTATCTCT carries:
- a CDS encoding helix-turn-helix domain-containing protein; its protein translation is MTQEEALDILKLGHNVYLTGQAGSGKTHLLNQYIDFLKSHDVAVAVTASTGIAATHMNGVTIHSWSGLGIKNSLNEYDLDTLESRKYLWDRMQATRVLVIDEVSMLHHFRLDLVERIVRSFKRNDEPFGGLQVVLCGDFFQLPPVRGQGEPPVHFIYESEAWKNMKPVVCYLHEQHRQRDEIALRVLNAVRTNTVSEKMRTYLETSKVKPANFKIEPTRLYTHNVDVDRVNAMELEKIEGESKTYDMTSRGKSHIVEVLKKSCLAPEMLSLKKGARVMFVRNNYDAGYVNGTLGVVIGFDETGPIVETYKGAKIIALPETWAIEEEGKTKAEITQVPLRLAWAITVHKSQGMSLDAVEVDLSKSFEKGMGYVALSRVRSFLGLRLLGLNDISLEVNPDVLRFDKTLLEHSEEARRNLDSLEVVEKEEMQKRYLSRIAPPPGEKKKKKISTYDETLALVLAGLSLKEMAKKREVGVGTIIAHLEKLVEEEKLDPHAQLSHLKPERFNKIKDAFHALMDKNSDMRLSPVRDKLGPTYNFEELRLARLFLGI
- a CDS encoding DEAD/DEAH box helicase; protein product: MYRKNIQSNSPSFNRKPSFGRGRPSHGGPRRFGGGKTQRIDVSKFVSKAVITENVPHFVPEHAFKDFKIDERLKGNITSKGYITPTPIQDRIIPHVLRGEDVVGIANTGTGKTGAFLIPLINKVLHNPKENILIVVPTRELALQIQDELVTFAKNLKIFSVCCVGGAPIGRQISGLRYHNNFIIGTPGRLKDLIERKFINPAGFNTIVLDEADRMLDMGFVHDMRHLMAQMPKVRHTLFFSATVSSEISGLIREFLKEPATISVKTGDTAKNVDQDVVKLKHGDQKIEVLHNLLTQSKFNKVLIFGRTKHGVEKLSKVLAERGFKVESIHGNKNQSRRQRALNLFKDNHIQILVATDVAARGLDIADVSHVINYDIPATYDDYVHRIGRTGRGGKKGQALTFIES